One stretch of Aeromicrobium fastidiosum DNA includes these proteins:
- a CDS encoding helix-turn-helix domain-containing protein yields MTQTSEIETLVRQRIRALRVARGWSLDDLADRCFFSASTLSRMETGHRRIGLDQLMVLARELGTSIDQLVEPEDDEDVVIRPVRDESRGRTVWSLTRDQGPHGVKVLRMRLTQPPARAEDGDLPVHPGRDWLTVLSGTLLLVLGDRTIRIEAGQAAEFSTMVPHSFGAEGGPAEVIMMLDPEGERTHRAR; encoded by the coding sequence ATGACGCAAACAAGTGAGATCGAGACCCTCGTGCGGCAGCGCATCCGCGCCCTCCGCGTCGCCCGCGGCTGGTCGCTCGACGATCTGGCGGATCGGTGCTTCTTCAGCGCATCGACGCTGAGCCGGATGGAGACGGGGCACCGTCGCATCGGGCTCGACCAGCTGATGGTGCTGGCGCGAGAGCTCGGCACGTCGATCGACCAGCTCGTGGAGCCCGAGGACGACGAGGACGTCGTGATCAGACCCGTCCGCGACGAGTCCCGGGGCCGGACGGTGTGGTCGTTGACCCGCGACCAGGGACCGCACGGCGTGAAGGTGCTGCGGATGCGGCTCACCCAGCCGCCGGCGCGTGCCGAGGACGGCGACCTGCCGGTTCACCCGGGACGCGATTGGCTCACCGTGCTGTCGGGTACCCTGCTGCTCGTGCTGGGCGACCGGACGATCCGCATCGAGGCGGGTCAGGCGGCCGAGTTCTCGACGATGGTGCCGCACTCCTTCGGTGCCGAGGGCGGTCCGGCCGAGGTCATCATGATGCTCGACCCGGAGGGCGAGCGGACCCACCGAGCGCGCTAG
- a CDS encoding aldo/keto reductase: MSVPTIALNNGVEIPQLGFGVFQIDPDETKDATLQAFEVGYRHIDTAQMYGNEKGVGEAIAESGIARDEIFVTSKLNNGFHAHDDALKAFDGTLEKLGLDQIDLFLIHWPLPGIDVDFVETWKAFEEIYASGRARSIGVSNFQPKHIRRLVQETNVVPAVNQIEVHPFLVQDELRAVNTEHNIATEAWSPIAQGLVLDNPVIGGIATEHGKTPAQVVLRWHVQRGDIVFPKSVTRGRIEENFEIFDFELSDSEVGFITALNKDERTGPNPDEFNYIPD; encoded by the coding sequence ATGAGCGTGCCCACCATCGCCCTCAACAACGGTGTCGAGATCCCGCAGCTCGGATTCGGCGTCTTCCAGATCGACCCCGACGAGACCAAGGACGCGACGCTGCAGGCGTTCGAGGTCGGCTACCGCCACATTGACACCGCGCAGATGTACGGCAACGAGAAGGGCGTCGGCGAGGCCATCGCCGAGTCGGGCATCGCGCGTGACGAGATCTTCGTGACGAGCAAGCTCAACAACGGCTTCCACGCGCACGACGACGCCCTCAAGGCGTTCGACGGGACGCTCGAGAAGCTCGGCCTCGACCAGATCGACCTGTTCCTGATCCACTGGCCGCTGCCCGGCATCGACGTCGACTTCGTCGAGACCTGGAAGGCCTTCGAGGAGATCTACGCCTCGGGTCGCGCCCGTTCGATCGGCGTCTCGAACTTCCAGCCCAAGCACATCCGTCGCCTGGTGCAGGAGACGAACGTCGTCCCCGCCGTCAACCAGATCGAGGTGCACCCGTTCCTGGTGCAGGACGAGCTGCGCGCGGTCAACACCGAGCACAACATCGCCACCGAGGCCTGGTCGCCCATCGCCCAGGGCCTCGTGCTCGACAACCCCGTCATCGGCGGCATCGCCACCGAGCACGGCAAGACGCCGGCTCAGGTCGTGCTGCGCTGGCACGTGCAGCGCGGCGACATCGTGTTCCCGAAGTCGGTGACGCGCGGCCGCATCGAGGAGAACTTCGAGATCTTCGACTTCGAGCTGTCCGACTCCGAGGTCGGCTTCATCACGGCGCTCAACAAGGACGAGCGCACGGGTCCCAACCCCGACGAGTTCAACTACATCCCCGACTGA
- a CDS encoding sigma-70 family RNA polymerase sigma factor, whose amino-acid sequence MASSTSSGDDPDDGPDDDARWAKAPGLRAAYLENRDMLHRIAATTLRSAGLESQAQDVVQSSVFALWRTPPNGVKSWAALLVTTVKRRAIDVIKSAEVKHTGFDLDDVVGRFEAASQVDVESEFVAATERSEIITEVRDAVGDLPADHREVLNRMFYLEQTQAQIADALGLTPGRISQIKKAAFAQLAAKLEHRRG is encoded by the coding sequence GTGGCTTCGAGTACCAGCAGTGGTGACGATCCGGACGACGGTCCGGACGACGACGCTCGGTGGGCGAAGGCCCCTGGTCTTCGCGCCGCGTATCTGGAAAACCGGGACATGTTGCACCGGATAGCAGCGACCACGCTCCGTAGTGCTGGGCTTGAGAGCCAGGCGCAAGATGTGGTGCAGAGCTCGGTTTTTGCGTTGTGGCGCACACCGCCGAACGGGGTGAAGAGCTGGGCGGCTCTGTTGGTCACGACGGTGAAGCGTCGTGCGATCGACGTCATCAAGTCGGCCGAGGTGAAGCACACCGGGTTTGACCTCGACGACGTGGTCGGTCGCTTCGAGGCGGCGTCGCAAGTCGATGTCGAGAGTGAGTTCGTCGCTGCGACCGAACGGTCCGAAATCATCACGGAAGTGCGGGACGCGGTTGGCGATCTTCCCGCCGACCACCGTGAAGTTCTGAACCGGATGTTCTACCTGGAACAGACTCAGGCCCAGATTGCTGACGCGCTCGGCCTGACGCCGGGCCGAATCAGCCAAATCAAAAAGGCTGCCTTTGCCCAACTAGCAGCCAAACTTGAACACAGAAGGGGGTGA
- the panB gene encoding 3-methyl-2-oxobutanoate hydroxymethyltransferase → MADATPEETAPYGGGPAAAATPRKRIRTHTLQQMKDRSEKWTMLTAYEQFTAGIFDEAGVEVLLVGDSASNNVFGNETSLPVTVDELIPLVRAVSRSAKHALVLADLPFGSYQGSPEQAFHTAVRFMKEAGAHAVKLEGGIAMAPQVKLLTDAGIPVCAHIGFTPQAEHNLGGYRVQGRGDGAARLIEEAQALEAAGAFAIVMEMVPAPAAKAVTEALRIPTVGIGAGVDCDAQVLVWTDMLGINTGRVPRFVKKYADLHSVMLGAAQEYVSDVKGGAFPAAEHSFES, encoded by the coding sequence ATGGCTGACGCCACCCCCGAAGAGACCGCGCCCTACGGCGGCGGACCCGCCGCTGCCGCGACACCACGCAAGCGCATCCGCACCCACACGCTGCAGCAGATGAAGGACCGCAGCGAGAAGTGGACGATGCTCACGGCGTACGAGCAGTTCACCGCCGGCATCTTCGACGAGGCCGGGGTCGAGGTGCTGCTGGTCGGCGACTCGGCGTCCAACAACGTGTTCGGCAACGAGACGTCGCTGCCCGTCACGGTCGACGAGCTCATCCCGCTCGTGCGCGCCGTGTCGCGATCGGCGAAGCACGCACTCGTGCTGGCCGACCTGCCGTTCGGGTCGTACCAGGGCTCCCCCGAGCAGGCGTTCCACACCGCCGTCCGGTTCATGAAGGAGGCCGGAGCCCACGCGGTCAAGCTCGAGGGCGGCATCGCGATGGCCCCGCAGGTCAAGCTGCTGACCGACGCCGGCATCCCCGTGTGCGCGCACATCGGCTTCACGCCGCAGGCCGAGCACAACCTCGGCGGCTACCGCGTGCAGGGACGCGGGGACGGCGCCGCCCGGCTGATCGAGGAGGCTCAGGCGCTCGAGGCCGCGGGAGCGTTCGCGATCGTCATGGAGATGGTGCCAGCGCCGGCCGCGAAGGCCGTCACCGAGGCGCTGCGCATCCCGACCGTCGGCATCGGCGCGGGCGTCGACTGCGACGCCCAGGTGCTGGTGTGGACCGACATGCTCGGCATCAACACCGGCCGCGTGCCGCGGTTCGTCAAGAAGTACGCCGACCTGCACTCCGTCATGCTCGGCGCCGCCCAGGAGTACGTGTCGGACGTCAAGGGTGGCGCGTTCCCGGCGGCGGAGCACTCGTTCGAGAGCTGA
- a CDS encoding NAD+ synthase produces MPQLRLALAQVNATVGDLAGNADLVVEHCRQAASQDVHLVVFPEMMLTGYPIEDLAMRASLIKASQEAIETLASRLQAEGYGDVVAVVGYLDQAEGLPEGLGIPKNAPTNCVAVIHGGRVVARQAKHHLWNYGVGDEIRNFVPGHTINIVQIGGIDVALAICEDLWRDGPSAAAKAAEAALLVVPNGSPYEADKDDVRLELCSRRAAEGDCVLAYVNLVGGQDELVFDGDSIVVDAAGTVLGRSGQFDPELLVVDLDLPAATPSMPGADETFGGLTIKRTIITSEPFAAYDPLPTVQKERLPRHQEIWTALVTGLRDYVQKNGFSSVLFGMSGGIDSTLVAALAVDALGPDKVFGVSNPSAWSTGHSTSDAAEQARRTGLSLQTVPIAPIFDQYQEALHLDGLAEENLQARIRAVIWMGLSNQHGHLVLACGNKSELATGYSTIYGDAVGGYAPIKDVPKTLVWELATWRNAYAAERGETPPIPENTISKPPSAELRPGQLDSDSLPPYPLLDAVLDAYVERDLGSADVIAEGFDPALVERVIGLVDRAEYKRRQYPPGPKVSRRNFGRDRRVPITHRWREKL; encoded by the coding sequence ATGCCTCAGCTACGCCTCGCCCTGGCCCAGGTCAACGCCACCGTCGGCGATCTCGCCGGCAACGCCGACCTCGTCGTCGAGCACTGCCGGCAGGCAGCCTCGCAGGACGTCCACCTCGTCGTGTTCCCCGAGATGATGCTGACCGGCTACCCCATCGAGGACCTCGCGATGCGGGCGTCGCTCATCAAGGCCTCGCAGGAGGCGATCGAGACGCTCGCGAGCCGGCTGCAGGCCGAGGGATACGGCGACGTGGTCGCGGTCGTCGGCTACCTCGACCAGGCCGAGGGACTGCCCGAGGGCCTCGGCATCCCCAAGAACGCACCGACCAACTGCGTCGCCGTCATCCACGGCGGACGGGTCGTGGCCCGCCAGGCCAAGCACCACCTCTGGAACTACGGTGTCGGCGACGAGATCCGCAACTTCGTGCCCGGCCACACGATCAACATCGTCCAGATCGGCGGCATCGACGTCGCTCTGGCGATCTGCGAGGACCTGTGGCGCGACGGGCCGTCGGCGGCGGCCAAGGCGGCCGAAGCGGCTCTGCTCGTCGTCCCCAACGGTTCCCCCTACGAGGCCGACAAGGACGACGTCCGGCTCGAGCTGTGCTCACGTCGTGCTGCCGAGGGCGACTGCGTGCTGGCCTACGTCAACCTGGTCGGCGGACAGGACGAGCTGGTCTTCGACGGCGACTCGATCGTGGTCGACGCGGCCGGCACGGTGCTCGGGCGGTCGGGTCAGTTCGATCCCGAGCTGCTGGTCGTCGACCTCGACCTGCCGGCCGCGACGCCGTCGATGCCGGGAGCCGACGAGACGTTCGGCGGGCTGACGATCAAGCGCACCATCATCACGTCCGAGCCGTTCGCCGCCTACGATCCGCTGCCGACCGTGCAGAAGGAGCGACTGCCGCGTCATCAGGAGATCTGGACCGCGCTCGTGACGGGCCTGCGCGACTACGTGCAGAAGAACGGGTTCTCGTCGGTGCTGTTCGGCATGTCCGGCGGCATCGACTCGACCCTCGTCGCCGCGCTCGCGGTCGACGCCCTCGGCCCCGACAAGGTGTTCGGCGTCTCCAACCCCAGCGCCTGGTCGACGGGGCACTCGACGTCCGACGCCGCCGAGCAGGCGCGCCGCACGGGGCTGTCGCTGCAGACCGTGCCGATCGCGCCGATCTTCGACCAGTACCAGGAGGCCCTGCACCTCGACGGCCTCGCCGAGGAGAACCTGCAGGCCCGCATCCGCGCCGTCATCTGGATGGGACTGTCCAACCAGCACGGGCACCTCGTGCTGGCATGCGGCAACAAGTCCGAGCTCGCCACGGGCTACTCGACGATCTACGGCGACGCGGTCGGCGGCTACGCGCCCATCAAGGACGTCCCCAAGACACTGGTGTGGGAGCTCGCGACGTGGCGCAACGCGTATGCCGCCGAGCGGGGCGAGACTCCCCCGATCCCCGAGAACACGATCAGCAAGCCGCCGTCGGCCGAGCTGCGTCCCGGCCAGCTCGACTCCGACTCGCTGCCCCCGTATCCCCTGCTCGACGCGGTGCTCGACGCGTACGTCGAGCGCGACCTCGGATCGGCCGACGTCATCGCCGAGGGCTTCGACCCCGCGCTCGTCGAGCGGGTCATCGGTCTGGTCGACCGCGCCGAGTACAAGCGCCGGCAGTACCCGCCGGGGCCCAAGGTCTCGCGCCGCAACTTCGGCCGCGACCGTCGCGTGCCGATCACCCACCGCTGGCGCGAGAAGCTCTAG
- the map gene encoding type I methionyl aminopeptidase yields the protein MTLLTAGRVSPERAVPSSIDRPEYVGQVAPLPYRGPSVRSPEIIAAMRVAGRIAAQALDAVEAAIAPGVTTDELDRVGHEFLLDHGAYPSTLGYRGYPKSLCSSVNEVICHGIPDDRPLEDGDIVNIDITAYIDDVHGDTNKTYLVGDVDQESRLLVERTHEATMRAIRAVKPGREINVIGRVIETYAKRFGYGVVRDFTGHGVGPAFHDGLVIPHYDDPSYDTVIQPGMTFTIEPMLTLGGIDYDLWDDGWTATTRDGSRTAQFEHTLLVTGEGAEILTLAG from the coding sequence GTGACCCTCCTGACCGCCGGCCGGGTATCCCCCGAACGCGCCGTGCCCTCCTCGATCGACCGCCCCGAGTACGTCGGGCAGGTCGCGCCGCTGCCCTATCGAGGGCCGTCGGTCCGCTCCCCTGAGATCATCGCCGCGATGCGCGTCGCGGGTCGCATCGCCGCCCAGGCGCTCGACGCCGTCGAGGCCGCGATCGCACCCGGTGTCACGACCGACGAGCTCGACCGCGTCGGCCATGAGTTCCTGCTCGACCACGGCGCGTACCCGTCGACGCTGGGCTACCGCGGCTACCCCAAGTCCCTGTGCAGCAGCGTCAACGAGGTCATCTGTCACGGCATCCCCGACGACCGTCCGCTCGAGGACGGCGACATCGTCAACATCGACATCACGGCCTACATCGACGACGTGCACGGCGACACCAACAAGACCTATCTCGTCGGCGACGTCGACCAGGAGTCGCGACTGCTGGTCGAGCGCACGCACGAGGCGACGATGCGGGCCATCCGGGCGGTCAAGCCGGGCCGCGAGATCAACGTCATCGGGCGCGTCATCGAGACCTACGCCAAGCGCTTCGGCTACGGCGTCGTGCGTGACTTCACGGGCCATGGCGTCGGACCGGCGTTCCACGACGGGCTCGTCATCCCGCACTACGACGACCCGTCGTACGACACGGTCATCCAGCCGGGGATGACGTTCACGATCGAGCCGATGCTGACGCTCGGCGGCATCGACTACGACCTCTGGGACGACGGCTGGACCGCCACGACCCGTGACGGGTCGCGGACGGCCCAGTTCGAGCACACCCTGCTCGTCACCGGCGAGGGCGCGGAGATCCTGACCCTCGCCGGTTGA
- a CDS encoding class I SAM-dependent methyltransferase, producing MPHDHAHHTQPTYLAEMLDLDAEIFAAALQGVYADIEGLADGPVRSIADLGAGTGTGTFGLLGHFGDAHAVAVDASDEMLAHLRRRAEQMGLSGRVTTLSADLDASVPDVDAVDLAWASASLHHLADPDRTLAALVPTIRPGGLLTVMELDGFPRFVPDGTPGGAAEARAHQLLAADRAHDMPAMGSDWGARLTTAGLIVEQHRAVTVDLTSPVPEAARRLAVLGLARIRGAVVDRLAAGELRAYDALLDGGADDVRHRPDLRVSAERQLWIARRPA from the coding sequence ATGCCCCACGACCACGCGCACCACACCCAGCCCACCTACCTCGCCGAGATGCTCGACCTCGACGCCGAGATCTTCGCCGCAGCCCTGCAGGGTGTCTACGCCGATATCGAAGGCCTCGCCGACGGGCCCGTCAGGTCGATAGCCGACCTCGGTGCCGGCACGGGAACCGGGACCTTCGGACTGCTCGGCCACTTCGGGGACGCCCACGCCGTCGCGGTCGACGCCTCCGACGAGATGTTGGCTCACCTGCGACGACGAGCGGAGCAGATGGGGCTGTCAGGACGCGTCACGACCCTCTCGGCCGACCTCGACGCGTCCGTCCCCGATGTCGACGCCGTCGACCTGGCCTGGGCATCGGCGTCGTTGCACCACCTCGCCGACCCCGATCGCACCTTGGCCGCCCTCGTGCCGACCATCCGCCCCGGGGGGCTGCTGACCGTCATGGAGCTCGACGGCTTCCCGCGGTTCGTGCCCGACGGGACGCCCGGCGGAGCGGCCGAAGCTCGCGCCCATCAGCTGCTGGCCGCCGACCGCGCCCACGACATGCCCGCGATGGGCAGCGACTGGGGTGCCCGGCTGACGACAGCGGGCCTGATCGTCGAGCAGCACCGAGCCGTCACGGTCGACCTCACCTCCCCCGTCCCGGAGGCCGCACGGCGTCTCGCCGTCCTGGGCCTCGCCCGCATCCGAGGAGCCGTCGTGGATCGTCTCGCGGCCGGCGAGCTGCGGGCCTACGACGCCCTGCTCGACGGCGGAGCCGACGACGTCCGTCATCGGCCCGATCTCCGGGTCAGCGCCGAGCGCCAGCTCTGGATCGCCCGGCGTCCCGCCTGA